In Brachypodium distachyon strain Bd21 chromosome 2, Brachypodium_distachyon_v3.0, whole genome shotgun sequence, one genomic interval encodes:
- the LOC104582572 gene encoding formin-like protein 6, giving the protein MAPSVRPSVRPSGDSPLNSLKKPIRLLFVHDAASRPPLISPSLPPPPPTSARPPPCSLLFEDGAPLSCSTRCLCSLPSSARCNQSRRRFLPVPVPAAKDGRLRRGPPASARCPCPRRSPPPRPRSSSSSCLRRPHPRPPLRGRRLRPPPITANGGTSSESTSTSQVASSASASAAPATRGARAFWGLAAGLVKRRFRHVLDIVGSSVDCNRSTTAGYLLPHLQKARSRMAFDFVAVNEAWEEPVH; this is encoded by the exons ccgtccgtccgtccgtccgtccgtccgtcggGCGATTCCCCGCTcaattccctaaaaaaaccgatccgcctcctcttcgtccaCGATGCCGCCTCCCGGCCTCCCCTCATctctccttcccttcctcctccgccgccgacgtccgCCCGGCCGCCCCCCTGCAGCCTCCTCTTCGAGGACGGCGCCCCTCTCTCTTGCTCTACCCGCTGCCTCTGctctctcccttcctctgCCCGCTGCAAtcagagccgccgccgcttccttcCTGTGCCAGTTCCCGCCGCCAAAGACGGGCGCCTGAGGAGAGggccgccggcctccgcccGCTGTCCCTGCCCCCGCCGTTCGCCgcccccgcgcccgcgctcctcctcatcgagctgcctccgccgcccccacccCCGCCCTCCTCTTCGAGGACGGCGCCTACGCCCGCCGCCGATCACCGCTAATGGAGGGACGTCGAGCGAGTCCACCTCCACCAGCCAGGTCGCTTCCAGTGCGTCCGCGTCCGCGGCTCCGGCCACTCGCGGCGCGCGTGCGTTTTGGGGACTCGCGGCGGGGCTCGTGAAACGGCGGTTCCGGCACGTCCTGGACATCGTGGGCAGCTCCGTGGACTGCAACCGCTCCACTACTGCAGGTTATCTCCTTCCGCATCTACAAAAGGCCAG ATCACGCAtggcttttgattttgttgcTGTTAATGAAGCATGGGAGGAACCTGTCCATTGA